In Dehalococcoidales bacterium, the genomic stretch ATAAATCGAAGCGGAGGGCAGTGGTTTGAGTTTCTCTATCGCCGTAGCCGGAAAGGGCGGTACCGGTAAGACATCGATAACGAGCATGATAATCCGTTACCTGGTAAAGAACGGGCTGACGCCGATCCTGGCGGTTGACGCTGACCCTAATGCTAATCTGGGGGAGAGCCTGGGGCTTGAGGTCAGGCAAACAATCGGCTCGATTATCGCCTCGTTTAATGATGAGAAAATACATATCCCGGCCGGAATGACCAAAGAGGCTTACCTGGAGATTAAGATGAACGGCGCTATGGTGGAGAGTAAGGGGCTGGACCTCTTATCCATGGGCAGAGGGGAGGGTCCCGCGTGCTACTGCTACCCTAACTCCATGCTCAGAAAATTTATGGATGAATTGATTGGCAACTATGCTTATACGGTGATGGACAATGAAGCCGGGATGGAGCACCTGAGCCGCCGGACGACTCAGAATATCGATGAGTTGCTTTTTGTTTCTGACCATTCAATAAAGGGTATCCGCACCATAGCCCGCCTCATCGAGCTGGTTGCTGAACTCGACCTGAGGGTAAAAAGACAATCAGTGGTAATCAACCGTGTTGCCAACGGTATTGACCCTCTGGTAAATGAGGAATTATCCCGGCTGGGGATTGAGCCTGCGGCCATAATCCCGGAAGATAAACTGATACAGCTAAGTGACTTTGAGCGTAAACCGCTTCTGGAGCTGCCGGATACCTCTGTGGCGGCGGCGGCGGTGAGTGATTTTATAGCCAGGTTACTGGATAGAAACTGAAGTTTTATAATTAATTAAGGAGGGGAAAATGACGGCCCAGATTATCAGTGGCACTGAGATTGCCAAGCAAATCCGTGAAGAACTGAAACAGGAAATTGCCGAACTAAAAGAGAAGCATAATCTGGTACCGGGGTTAGTTACCGTCCTGGTGGGGGAAGACCCGGCATCCCAGGTCTATGTCGGCCAGAAAGAGAAGACATCTCAAGCTCTGGGTATTTACTCGGAGAGGCATGACATACCGGCGAATACTACTCAGGCAGAACTCCTGGCTCTCATTGATAAGCTGAATAAAGACCCCAGGATTCACGGCATTCTGGTGCAGTTGCCGCTACCTAAACATATTCATGAGACCGAAGTCCTTTATGCTATCGACCCCAAAAAGGATGTGGACGGCTTTCATCCGGTGAATGTGGGTAAATTGATGATTGGCGAAGCTGACTATTTGCCCTGCACTCCGCACGGGATTCAGCAGCTTCTCATCAGGTCCGGTGTGAAAATAGATGGTGCGGAGGTGGTGGTGGTCGGCAGAAGCAATATTGTCGGTAAGCCTATCGCCAATATCCTTCTCCAGAAAAAGGAAGGGGCTAACGCCACGGTCACGGTTTGTCATACCGGTACCCGGGACATGGCTTTCCATACCAGGAGGGCGGAGATACTGATTGTGGCCGCTGGCAGGCCCAAGGCCATTACCGCGGACATGGTCAAGGAAGGGGTGGTGGTCATTGATGTCGGCGTTAACCGGATTGGGATGAGTGAGTCCGGGAAGGCTATCCTGGCCGGTGATGTAGATTTTGACTCGGTCAAGGAAAAGGCGGCAGCTATCACGCCGGTACCCGGGGGTGTGGGCCCGATGACGATAACCATGCTGATGATGAATACAGTGAAGGCAGCCAAGGTAGCTGCCGGCTTGACTTAGAAAAGGAGGGAGACCAATGGCAGAAAAAACCGTAAAAAAGAGTTCCCAAAGCGAGGAAGTGCTGGGGGCGACCTATGAGGAAGGAGTCCCTGAGGGTGAGAACACGGGAAGGTGGCGGCAGAAACTGGCGAGTCGGGAAGAAAAACTGAAGTACTTGCAGACTGGTGAGCGGTACTGGTTTGCTGAAGAGTGGTACGGCAGTGAGCGAAGGAAGAATCCAGCCTAGATTGATTAAGGAAGGTAGAAATGGCGTTTGAAGTTCCGAAAACAAAATACAGCGGTAAGATTAAAGAGATAACTCTGGGCAAGGGAAACAAAGCCGTCATGGTTG encodes the following:
- the folD gene encoding bifunctional methylenetetrahydrofolate dehydrogenase/methenyltetrahydrofolate cyclohydrolase FolD — translated: MTAQIISGTEIAKQIREELKQEIAELKEKHNLVPGLVTVLVGEDPASQVYVGQKEKTSQALGIYSERHDIPANTTQAELLALIDKLNKDPRIHGILVQLPLPKHIHETEVLYAIDPKKDVDGFHPVNVGKLMIGEADYLPCTPHGIQQLLIRSGVKIDGAEVVVVGRSNIVGKPIANILLQKKEGANATVTVCHTGTRDMAFHTRRAEILIVAAGRPKAITADMVKEGVVVIDVGVNRIGMSESGKAILAGDVDFDSVKEKAAAITPVPGGVGPMTITMLMMNTVKAAKVAAGLT
- a CDS encoding AAA family ATPase, with translation MSFSIAVAGKGGTGKTSITSMIIRYLVKNGLTPILAVDADPNANLGESLGLEVRQTIGSIIASFNDEKIHIPAGMTKEAYLEIKMNGAMVESKGLDLLSMGRGEGPACYCYPNSMLRKFMDELIGNYAYTVMDNEAGMEHLSRRTTQNIDELLFVSDHSIKGIRTIARLIELVAELDLRVKRQSVVINRVANGIDPLVNEELSRLGIEPAAIIPEDKLIQLSDFERKPLLELPDTSVAAAAVSDFIARLLDRN